A DNA window from Borrelia sp. HM contains the following coding sequences:
- a CDS encoding ROK family protein, which produces MQGENMVSIRGSNRKKILLSLKNMQYSRTDLARKLSLTNAAVTILTNHMIKENILVEVGSKESDVKKHGRKEILLDINKDFAYSMGVIISSNYFQIGIANLKCEVLISETYSFEPPVSAYEILEKIKDHMIEIIWKHNFSRDKFIGLGFSITGIIKDKESGIVNDSHGTWIEKDVPVKAILEEYFSLTVYLESYVKNLSLAEFMGKNIDNIMFFDYTDTAELSIWSGGNVYPGFNNKSGMVSHMVIDYGGEKNCPTCGNKGCVNMLISNFALQRLIYKEFMNGEISELYDKYEGRLKKVTIYDIFALHDKYEFIQKIMEDTVRYLAIVIVNIQRVLDFNYLVLYGQSFKLKSFFELLKDEIKRFNKEKIVLKLSSLDTEVSVVGPASSVIFNKFYLTGGDID; this is translated from the coding sequence ATGCAGGGTGAGAACATGGTTTCAATTAGAGGTAGTAATAGAAAAAAGATACTCCTTAGTTTGAAAAATATGCAGTATTCAAGAACTGATCTAGCTCGTAAATTGTCATTGACAAATGCAGCGGTTACGATTCTTACTAATCATATGATTAAGGAAAATATTTTAGTTGAAGTTGGTTCAAAAGAATCGGATGTTAAAAAGCATGGGCGCAAAGAAATACTTCTTGATATTAATAAAGATTTTGCATATTCAATGGGAGTAATTATTTCAAGTAATTATTTCCAAATAGGAATTGCAAACCTTAAATGTGAAGTTTTAATAAGTGAAACTTATTCCTTTGAACCACCAGTTAGTGCTTATGAAATATTAGAAAAAATTAAGGATCATATGATTGAAATTATCTGGAAGCATAATTTTTCAAGGGATAAATTTATTGGATTAGGATTTAGTATTACTGGTATAATTAAGGACAAGGAATCTGGAATTGTTAATGATAGTCATGGTACATGGATTGAAAAAGATGTTCCTGTTAAGGCTATATTAGAGGAATATTTTTCACTTACAGTGTATCTTGAAAGCTATGTTAAGAACCTTTCACTTGCTGAATTTATGGGAAAGAACATAGATAATATCATGTTTTTTGATTATACAGATACTGCTGAGCTTTCTATTTGGTCTGGTGGTAATGTTTATCCTGGATTTAATAATAAATCTGGTATGGTTAGTCATATGGTAATTGATTATGGAGGTGAGAAAAATTGTCCTACATGTGGAAATAAGGGTTGTGTTAATATGTTAATATCTAATTTTGCATTGCAGCGTTTGATTTATAAAGAATTTATGAATGGTGAGATTTCTGAACTTTATGACAAATACGAAGGTAGACTTAAAAAAGTTACTATATATGATATTTTTGCTTTGCATGATAAATATGAATTTATACAGAAAATAATGGAAGATACGGTAAGATATTTGGCAATAGTGATTGTTAATATTCAAAGAGTTCTTGATTTTAATTATTTAGTGCTTTATGGACAAAGTTTTAAACTCAAGAGTTTTTTTGAATTGTTGAAAGATGAAATCAAGCGATTCAATAAAGAAAAGATAGTATTAAAGCTTAGTTCTTTAGATACTGAAGTATCTGTTGTTGGTCCTGCTTCTAGTGTGATATTTAATAAATTTTATTTGACCGGAGGAGATATTGATTAA
- the ffh gene encoding signal recognition particle protein, whose protein sequence is MFESLGSGFKDFIKYISGKSVISEKNIEEAVDTIKNTLIEADVNLSVVRRFVNSVVEEAKGIKVLRNVDPKSQFIKIVNDKLVSFLGDKHSNLILHPVNKLSCILMLGLQGSGKTTTCIKLARRLKLENRRVLLVAADTFRAAAVEQLRVLGVQIGVSVFTLEGESNPINVVKKSIEYANKTELFDTVIVDTRGRLEVEDLLLKEIKDIKDILKPTETILVADAITGQVAVNVAREFNDRVGITGVIFTKFDSDAKGGAILSLKTICGAPIKFVGIGEKPEDLDIFYPDRVASRILGMGDIVSLVEKAQVVIDKEEALKLEEKFKKANFNFEDYLNQFKYMRSMGGVSSLIGMLPGISSSEMLLRNINEKELKREEAIILSMTKKERLNPVILNSPSRKKRIALGSGTTIFEVNKLIKKFTQVVLMMKKMKNKSFQNKIASLLGGKGGMVN, encoded by the coding sequence GTGTTTGAGAGTTTAGGTTCAGGTTTTAAAGATTTTATCAAGTATATATCTGGAAAATCTGTAATAAGTGAAAAGAATATTGAAGAAGCTGTTGACACTATTAAGAATACTTTAATTGAAGCTGATGTTAATTTAAGTGTTGTAAGACGTTTTGTAAATTCTGTTGTTGAGGAAGCCAAGGGGATTAAAGTTTTAAGAAATGTTGATCCTAAATCTCAGTTTATTAAGATTGTCAATGATAAGCTTGTAAGTTTTTTAGGAGATAAGCATTCTAATCTTATTTTACATCCAGTTAATAAATTATCATGCATTTTGATGCTTGGTCTTCAAGGTTCTGGAAAAACGACAACCTGTATAAAACTTGCAAGGCGACTTAAATTAGAAAATAGAAGAGTTCTTCTTGTTGCTGCAGATACTTTTAGAGCAGCAGCAGTTGAACAATTAAGAGTTCTAGGTGTGCAAATTGGCGTTTCTGTTTTTACTCTTGAGGGTGAAAGCAATCCTATTAATGTTGTAAAAAAATCCATTGAATATGCGAATAAAACAGAACTTTTTGATACAGTGATAGTAGATACTAGAGGGCGTCTTGAAGTTGAAGATTTATTATTAAAAGAGATTAAAGATATTAAAGATATATTAAAGCCTACTGAGACAATATTGGTAGCAGATGCAATTACAGGACAAGTTGCTGTAAATGTTGCAAGGGAATTTAATGACAGGGTTGGAATTACAGGTGTAATTTTTACAAAATTTGATTCTGATGCTAAAGGTGGTGCAATACTATCACTTAAGACTATTTGTGGTGCTCCCATTAAATTTGTTGGAATTGGAGAAAAGCCTGAAGATCTTGATATTTTTTATCCAGATAGGGTTGCTTCGCGAATTCTTGGCATGGGAGACATTGTTAGCCTTGTTGAGAAAGCCCAAGTTGTTATAGATAAAGAAGAAGCTTTAAAACTTGAAGAGAAATTTAAAAAAGCTAACTTTAATTTTGAAGATTATTTAAATCAATTTAAGTATATGCGTAGTATGGGTGGTGTTTCTAGTTTGATAGGAATGCTTCCTGGTATTTCTTCATCAGAAATGCTACTTCGTAATATTAATGAAAAGGAACTTAAAAGAGAAGAGGCGATCATTCTTTCTATGACTAAAAAAGAAAGATTAAATCCTGTCATTTTAAATAGTCCTTCAAGAAAAAAAAGAATAGCTTTGGGAAGTGGAACGACAATTTTTGAAGTAAATAAACTTATTAAAAAGTTTACTCAAGTAGTTTTAATGATGAAAAAAATGAAAAATAAGAGCTTTCAAAACAAGATAGCATCTCTTTTGGGAGGTAAAGGAGGAATGGTAAATTGA
- the rpsP gene encoding 30S ribosomal protein S16 encodes MSVRIRLKRMGAKKRPYYRIVVMDSTSPRDGRAIEELGYYHPIESQNQIKINEEKFKDWICKGAIPSDTVKKIVNKNNFKI; translated from the coding sequence TTGAGTGTTAGAATAAGATTAAAAAGGATGGGGGCAAAAAAGAGGCCTTATTATCGAATTGTGGTAATGGATTCTACTTCGCCTAGAGATGGACGAGCTATTGAAGAGCTTGGGTATTATCATCCTATTGAAAGCCAAAATCAAATTAAAATAAATGAAGAAAAATTTAAGGATTGGATATGCAAAGGAGCTATTCCAAGTGATACGGTTAAGAAAATTGTGAATAAAAATAATTTTAAAATTTAG
- a CDS encoding KH domain-containing protein, translating into MKEYGNEIELIEFVVKSLVDKRDEVKLNVVEGEKSTILELRVSANDVGKIIGKRGRIARAIRTLLSACAAKTNRRVQLEILD; encoded by the coding sequence ATGAAAGAGTACGGCAATGAAATTGAGCTTATAGAATTTGTAGTAAAATCTCTTGTGGATAAAAGGGATGAGGTTAAGTTAAATGTAGTTGAAGGTGAGAAGTCAACTATTTTGGAATTAAGAGTTTCAGCAAATGATGTTGGCAAGATAATTGGGAAAAGGGGACGCATTGCAAGGGCTATTAGAACGCTTCTTAGTGCTTGTGCTGCAAAAACAAATAGGAGAGTTCAGTTAGAAATTTTGGACTAA
- the rimM gene encoding ribosome maturation factor RimM (Essential for efficient processing of 16S rRNA) — MFIKGIILSSYGVNGYAKIKSISNDLNDFFALKGHQLILKKESCSSIEVKVENVSLINNSLLVKFEEFNAPEPIKDLVGFELWVNDKFASKLEEDEYYFGELIGYKLVNSGKELGVVVSFSECSKSILLEVKARNKSFFIPFLGVYLGDVDRVLKTIELKVLELLE; from the coding sequence ATGTTTATAAAGGGCATAATATTGTCATCTTATGGAGTGAATGGATATGCTAAGATCAAAAGCATATCCAATGATTTGAATGATTTTTTTGCTTTAAAAGGTCATCAATTGATTTTAAAAAAAGAAAGTTGTTCTTCTATTGAGGTTAAGGTTGAAAATGTATCTTTAATCAATAATTCATTGTTAGTAAAGTTTGAAGAATTTAATGCTCCTGAACCAATTAAGGATTTGGTGGGTTTTGAGTTATGGGTAAATGATAAGTTTGCGTCTAAATTAGAAGAGGATGAGTATTATTTTGGTGAGCTTATTGGATATAAGCTTGTTAATAGTGGAAAAGAGCTAGGTGTTGTTGTGTCTTTTTCAGAATGTAGTAAGTCAATTCTTCTTGAAGTTAAAGCTAGAAATAAGTCGTTTTTTATTCCTTTTTTAGGTGTTTATCTAGGAGATGTTGATAGAGTATTGAAGACTATTGAACTTAAGGTATTAGAACTGTTAGAATGA
- the trmD gene encoding tRNA (guanosine(37)-N1)-methyltransferase TrmD: MKITILSLFPSILTPFFKNSIMKKVVDRGIISYEIISIRDFSDDRYKRCDDAPYGGGAGMVLKAQPISAALDYVNSKVKTTIFVSPSGVKYTQKLAYDLSKKSELVIICGRYEGLDQRIIDLYVDFEISVGDYVLSSGEVAALVIIDSVYRLLDDVISPSSLIEESFNFGCGLLEYPHYTRPYEFKGLKVPDVLLSGHHEEIRKWRFVKSVEQTKKNRYDLYLEYLEKRGENDGFNKKN; encoded by the coding sequence ATGAAAATTACGATTCTCTCTTTATTCCCTTCAATACTTACTCCATTTTTTAAAAATTCAATAATGAAAAAGGTTGTAGATAGAGGCATCATAAGTTATGAAATTATATCTATTCGTGACTTTTCTGATGATAGATATAAAAGGTGTGATGATGCTCCTTATGGTGGAGGTGCAGGGATGGTTTTAAAGGCTCAACCTATTTCTGCTGCTCTTGATTATGTGAACTCAAAAGTAAAAACCACGATATTTGTAAGTCCATCTGGGGTTAAGTATACTCAAAAATTGGCTTATGACTTGTCAAAGAAGAGTGAACTTGTTATAATTTGTGGAAGATATGAAGGGCTTGATCAACGTATAATTGATTTGTACGTTGATTTTGAAATTTCAGTTGGAGATTATGTATTATCTTCAGGTGAAGTTGCTGCTCTTGTTATAATAGATAGTGTATATAGATTATTAGATGATGTAATAAGTCCAAGTTCCTTGATTGAGGAATCTTTTAATTTTGGATGTGGCTTGCTTGAGTATCCTCATTATACTAGGCCTTATGAATTTAAAGGATTAAAAGTTCCTGATGTGCTTCTTTCAGGCCATCATGAAGAAATAAGGAAATGGCGATTTGTTAAATCTGTTGAGCAAACAAAAAAAAATAGATATGATTTATACCTTGAATATTTGGAAAAGAGAGGAGAAAATGATGGATTTAATAAGAAAAATTGA
- the rplS gene encoding 50S ribosomal protein L19, translated as MDLIRKIEADGKRAESFNFRVGDTVCVNYKIIEGTNERFQNFEGLVISIQNKGIGQTFLVRKISSGIGVEKIFPMHSPIIEKVKVLKRGKVRKAKLYYMRNRIGKAAMKVKERLEIKNPK; from the coding sequence ATGGATTTAATAAGAAAAATTGAGGCTGACGGAAAGAGAGCAGAAAGCTTTAATTTTAGGGTAGGAGATACTGTTTGTGTTAATTATAAGATAATTGAAGGAACTAATGAGAGATTTCAAAATTTTGAGGGTCTTGTTATATCTATTCAAAATAAGGGCATTGGACAAACTTTTTTAGTGAGAAAAATTTCTTCAGGAATTGGTGTTGAAAAAATTTTTCCAATGCATTCACCTATTATAGAGAAAGTTAAAGTTTTAAAGCGAGGTAAGGTAAGAAAAGCCAAACTCTATTATATGAGAAATAGAATTGGTAAAGCTGCGATGAAGGTGAAGGAACGTCTTGAGATTAAAAATCCTAAATGA
- a CDS encoding EscU/YscU/HrcU family type III secretion system export apparatus switch protein gives MKKEELALLIKYDTKFPAPFILAKAKGERALLIKELAKQENIPIVEDKYLSENLFSINEGDFIDSKYFKVIAYILSIVYKFKNNKL, from the coding sequence ATGAAGAAAGAAGAATTAGCTTTATTAATTAAATATGACACTAAATTTCCAGCTCCTTTTATTCTAGCTAAGGCTAAGGGAGAGAGAGCTTTACTTATAAAAGAGCTTGCTAAGCAAGAAAATATTCCTATTGTTGAAGATAAATATTTATCCGAGAATTTATTTTCAATTAATGAGGGCGATTTTATTGATTCTAAGTATTTTAAAGTAATTGCATATATTTTATCTATTGTATATAAGTTTAAAAATAATAAGTTATAA
- the coaD gene encoding pantetheine-phosphate adenylyltransferase, whose product MRVALFPGSFDPITLGHIDLVKRASLIFDKIIVLVANNTIKNYLLSSFERYELTCEVISSLGLQNIFVDRYDGIISDYILKNNIGFIVRGIRAFRDFEFEFERYIANSKFNPYVDTVFLPSSDKYLFVRSDIVKELIKNKNFDLLNFIPELVQKKLKYKFIDKLS is encoded by the coding sequence ATGCGAGTAGCATTGTTTCCTGGTTCATTTGATCCTATTACTTTGGGACATATTGATTTAGTTAAGAGGGCCTCATTGATTTTTGATAAGATTATTGTTCTTGTTGCTAATAATACTATTAAAAATTATTTGCTTAGTAGTTTTGAAAGATATGAACTTACTTGTGAAGTTATTTCATCTTTAGGATTGCAAAATATTTTTGTGGATAGATATGATGGGATTATTTCAGATTATATTTTAAAGAATAATATTGGTTTTATTGTAAGAGGTATTAGGGCTTTTCGTGATTTTGAGTTTGAATTTGAAAGATATATTGCAAATAGCAAGTTTAATCCTTATGTAGACACAGTATTCTTACCAAGTAGTGATAAATATCTATTTGTAAGATCAGATATTGTTAAGGAATTAATTAAGAATAAAAATTTTGATCTCTTAAACTTTATTCCAGAATTAGTGCAAAAAAAGTTAAAATACAAATTTATTGACAAATTATCTTAA
- the rpmF gene encoding 50S ribosomal protein L32, with amino-acid sequence MAVPKFKPSKSRSRTRRSVNMRKKVPQLQECSNCGILVIRHRICGKCGYYRNSQYLEVEL; translated from the coding sequence ATGGCTGTTCCTAAATTTAAGCCTTCAAAGTCTAGAAGTAGGACAAGGCGTAGTGTAAATATGAGAAAAAAGGTACCTCAGCTTCAAGAATGTTCAAATTGTGGTATTCTTGTAATAAGGCACAGAATATGTGGAAAGTGTGGTTATTATAGAAATAGTCAGTACTTAGAAGTAGAACTGTAG
- the acpP gene encoding acyl carrier protein has translation MDQSEIFKKVRSIISEQLDKKEDEITMESRFVEDLGADSLDIYELLYLLEEAFDDKIPENEASEFETIGDVVAFIEKKKG, from the coding sequence ATGGATCAAAGTGAGATTTTTAAAAAAGTTAGGTCTATTATATCTGAGCAATTAGATAAAAAAGAAGATGAAATTACTATGGAATCTAGATTTGTTGAAGATCTTGGTGCAGACAGTCTTGATATTTATGAACTTTTATATTTGCTTGAGGAAGCTTTTGATGATAAAATTCCAGAAAATGAAGCTAGTGAGTTTGAGACTATAGGTGATGTTGTTGCTTTCATTGAGAAAAAAAAGGGTTAA
- the rnc gene encoding ribonuclease III produces MGSFIMKLDKDRKKKLDGFLMNLHIDFNNIDLLNMSFIHSSYANEFDQGYANNERLEFLGDSVLNLIITDYLYKFYPDKSEGELSKARSYIVSEESLSSIARELNLGNYLLLGRGEESNDGRNKKGILADAVEAFVGALYLDGGFLKVSAFVVELFEVHIRLMFNRGDFKDYKSLLQEYVQKKYKISPSYKLVKELGPDHNKIFCVELYVNDKFISNGKGKSKKEAEMIAAEMALKNIVNIAL; encoded by the coding sequence ATGGGTTCTTTTATAATGAAGCTAGATAAAGATCGTAAAAAAAAACTAGATGGATTCTTAATGAATTTGCATATTGATTTTAATAATATTGATTTGTTGAATATGTCTTTTATTCATTCATCGTATGCTAATGAATTTGATCAAGGATATGCTAATAATGAAAGATTAGAGTTTTTAGGAGATTCTGTTCTTAATCTTATTATTACAGATTATTTATATAAATTTTATCCTGATAAGAGTGAGGGTGAACTTAGTAAGGCCAGATCTTATATTGTTAGTGAAGAGTCTCTATCTAGTATTGCTCGGGAGCTTAATCTTGGCAACTATCTCTTGCTTGGTAGAGGTGAGGAAAGTAATGATGGGCGTAATAAGAAAGGTATTCTTGCAGATGCTGTTGAAGCTTTTGTTGGTGCTCTTTATCTTGATGGTGGCTTTTTAAAAGTATCTGCTTTCGTGGTGGAACTTTTTGAAGTTCATATAAGGTTAATGTTCAATCGTGGTGATTTTAAAGACTATAAGAGTCTTCTTCAAGAGTATGTTCAAAAAAAGTATAAGATTTCACCAAGTTATAAGTTAGTTAAAGAATTGGGACCTGATCATAATAAAATTTTTTGTGTTGAACTTTATGTTAATGATAAATTTATATCAAATGGCAAAGGCAAATCGAAAAAAGAAGCTGAAATGATTGCTGCTGAGATGGCACTTAAAAATATTGTAAATATTGCTCTTTAA
- a CDS encoding polynucleotide adenylyltransferase, with translation MNLGTNAKDILKISKIFNNHNYEFFLVGGALRDLILKKIPYDFDFTTNATPKEIMRLFPNNMQTGIKHGTISIIFNKKIFEITTYRIDIDYENKRSPKKIKFTKSLIEDLKRRDFTINSIAMNILTCKLIDYYNGKRDLNKKKIKCIGEPNKRFEEDALRILRAARFASTLNFTIDQNTLVSMKYKKENILLLSKERINNEFIKLLEGQNPIKGINYLQKVNFFKYFFNIEINKKLKNRINLLNKNQFYYLKAIVILTIKKDIQSLREKLKLLKFSNKDIKLITLYRVIIDEINNLKMKNLSNVRILLSKATRENHKEIFDIYKALKGKNNKLQFIINNIKRKKMLKNPLSLRELKINGNDIKNLKLTDNRNIGKILNNLLREVLINPTLNQKETLIKKIKEQYLQYF, from the coding sequence ATGAACCTAGGCACTAATGCTAAAGATATATTAAAGATTAGTAAAATATTTAATAATCACAACTATGAATTTTTCTTAGTAGGAGGTGCTCTAAGAGACTTGATTCTTAAAAAGATACCTTATGATTTTGACTTTACAACAAATGCAACTCCAAAAGAAATAATGCGACTTTTTCCAAACAACATGCAAACAGGAATAAAACACGGTACAATAAGTATAATTTTTAACAAAAAAATTTTTGAAATTACAACTTATAGAATAGACATAGACTATGAAAATAAAAGATCACCTAAAAAAATAAAATTTACAAAAAGCTTAATTGAAGATCTAAAAAGAAGAGATTTTACAATAAACTCAATTGCAATGAATATACTTACCTGCAAACTAATAGACTACTATAATGGCAAAAGAGATCTCAATAAAAAGAAAATCAAATGTATAGGAGAACCAAATAAAAGATTTGAAGAAGACGCTCTTAGAATACTTAGAGCTGCAAGATTTGCATCTACTCTTAACTTTACAATTGATCAAAATACATTGGTGTCTATGAAATATAAAAAAGAAAACATATTGCTTTTGTCAAAAGAAAGAATAAATAATGAATTCATCAAGCTTTTGGAAGGACAAAATCCAATAAAGGGAATTAACTATTTACAAAAAGTAAATTTCTTCAAATATTTTTTCAATATAGAAATAAACAAAAAATTAAAAAATAGAATTAATCTTTTAAATAAAAATCAATTCTACTATTTAAAAGCAATAGTTATTCTTACAATAAAAAAAGATATACAAAGTTTAAGAGAAAAGTTAAAATTACTTAAATTTTCAAACAAAGATATAAAACTAATAACACTTTACAGAGTTATTATTGATGAAATTAACAATTTAAAAATGAAAAACTTAAGTAATGTTAGAATATTACTAAGCAAAGCTACCAGAGAAAATCATAAGGAAATATTTGATATATACAAAGCTCTTAAAGGAAAAAACAATAAACTCCAATTTATAATAAACAACATAAAAAGAAAAAAAATGCTCAAAAATCCCTTATCTTTAAGAGAACTAAAAATCAATGGCAATGATATTAAAAATCTCAAACTAACAGACAATAGAAATATTGGAAAAATTTTAAATAATTTACTAAGAGAAGTATTAATTAATCCCACACTTAACCAAAAAGAAACTCTAATCAAAAAAATTAAAGAGCAATATTTACAATATTTTTAA